One genomic segment of Quadrisphaera sp. RL12-1S includes these proteins:
- a CDS encoding peptidoglycan recognition protein family protein, translating into MKTPTSSVEPSPREAPRTSRAARWWGGRWALRCGALAVLASGAGVVPVAGAGAAAPPPVTPTAQVLSVPAVDGPVASEDAPPVVVSPLAPGAVRTPFLKGDALAAAGVQTLPPDQPVKLLATGPKTTRSFNMVSVLWDGAPVPSIGVEVRVRTGTGWTDWQPLEVEDSSPDPGSPELSRATRKGGTTPLWVSGGADAVDVRVALPSSAGSAAAVTNVRTSLVDPKTSVTTADGLARSAGSSPAATARADTRAMPGVITRAQWGADESMRLKNCSAPTYTGTPKVALVHHTAGSNSYSAADSAAIVRGIYYEHTQVQGWCDIGYNFLVDKYGQVFEGRYGGMDKAVLGAHTGGFNTDTFGVSMLGNFETATPTSAGMDALARVIAWKFAISHTDPTGTATLTSAGLSGSNIRYQAGAQVTVSTISGHRDLNATACPGANLYSQLPSLRTRVAQLVSEKEWDLRTTSSPGAPDGTAYFGDPRGTALSCDWDGDGTDGLAVYSAGQWAVQQSPSSSGPDLTFSYGSSTMVPVCGDWTGSGTDGIGVYDPATYTWWLRDTATPGPPDHKFVYGFKGVRPVVGDWDGKGRSGIGVYDGYSWWLRGTATPGPAGAVFQYGWPQATPVVGDWDGDGRDTVGVYSAGTWWLRNSITPGQPDSLFGYGAATDRPVVGRWDVSGVSTGSATSTPDRGDGVGVWRTWP; encoded by the coding sequence GTGAAGACCCCCACGTCCAGCGTCGAGCCCTCCCCGCGGGAGGCTCCGCGCACCAGCCGGGCCGCGAGGTGGTGGGGCGGCCGCTGGGCGCTGCGCTGCGGAGCCCTCGCCGTCCTCGCCTCCGGCGCCGGCGTGGTGCCGGTGGCGGGGGCGGGCGCCGCTGCCCCGCCGCCCGTCACACCCACGGCGCAGGTGCTGTCCGTGCCCGCCGTCGACGGCCCGGTCGCGTCCGAGGACGCGCCGCCGGTGGTCGTCTCCCCGCTGGCCCCGGGCGCGGTCAGGACGCCCTTCCTCAAGGGCGACGCCCTGGCGGCCGCGGGCGTGCAGACCCTGCCCCCCGACCAGCCGGTGAAGCTCCTCGCCACGGGCCCCAAGACCACCCGGTCCTTCAACATGGTCTCGGTGCTGTGGGACGGGGCGCCGGTCCCGAGCATCGGCGTGGAGGTCCGCGTCCGCACCGGCACCGGGTGGACCGACTGGCAGCCGCTCGAGGTGGAGGACTCCTCGCCCGACCCGGGGAGCCCCGAGCTGTCGCGCGCCACCCGCAAGGGCGGCACCACCCCGCTGTGGGTCTCCGGCGGAGCCGACGCCGTCGACGTCCGGGTCGCCCTGCCGTCGTCCGCCGGCAGCGCCGCCGCCGTCACCAACGTGCGGACCAGCCTCGTGGACCCCAAGACCTCGGTGACCACCGCCGACGGGCTGGCCAGGTCGGCGGGCTCGTCGCCCGCCGCCACGGCCCGCGCCGACACCCGCGCGATGCCCGGCGTCATCACCCGCGCGCAGTGGGGGGCCGACGAGTCGATGCGCCTCAAGAACTGCAGCGCGCCCACCTACACCGGCACCCCGAAGGTCGCCCTCGTCCACCACACCGCGGGCTCCAACTCCTACTCCGCCGCGGACTCCGCCGCGATCGTGCGCGGCATCTACTACGAGCACACGCAGGTCCAGGGCTGGTGCGACATCGGCTACAACTTCCTGGTCGACAAGTACGGCCAGGTCTTCGAGGGCCGCTACGGGGGCATGGACAAGGCCGTGCTCGGGGCGCACACCGGCGGGTTCAACACCGACACCTTCGGCGTGTCCATGCTGGGCAACTTCGAGACCGCCACCCCCACGAGCGCGGGGATGGACGCCCTCGCCCGCGTCATCGCCTGGAAGTTCGCGATCTCCCACACCGACCCCACCGGCACGGCGACGCTCACGAGCGCCGGCCTGTCGGGCTCCAACATCCGCTACCAGGCCGGGGCCCAGGTGACGGTGAGCACCATCTCCGGCCACCGCGACCTCAACGCCACCGCCTGCCCGGGGGCCAACCTCTACTCCCAGCTCCCGTCGCTGCGCACCAGGGTCGCGCAGCTGGTGTCGGAGAAGGAGTGGGACCTGCGCACCACGTCGTCCCCGGGCGCACCCGACGGCACCGCCTACTTCGGCGACCCCAGGGGCACCGCCCTGTCGTGCGACTGGGACGGCGACGGCACCGACGGGCTGGCCGTCTACAGCGCCGGCCAGTGGGCCGTCCAGCAGTCACCCTCCAGCAGCGGACCGGACCTCACGTTCAGCTACGGCTCCTCCACCATGGTCCCCGTCTGCGGAGACTGGACCGGCAGCGGCACCGACGGGATCGGCGTCTACGACCCGGCCACCTACACGTGGTGGCTGCGCGACACCGCCACCCCCGGACCGCCGGACCACAAGTTCGTCTACGGGTTCAAGGGCGTCCGCCCCGTGGTCGGCGACTGGGACGGCAAGGGCCGCTCGGGCATCGGCGTCTACGACGGCTACAGCTGGTGGCTGCGCGGCACCGCCACCCCCGGCCCGGCCGGCGCCGTCTTCCAGTACGGCTGGCCGCAGGCCACCCCCGTGGTCGGCGACTGGGACGGCGACGGCAGGGACACCGTCGGCGTCTACTCCGCCGGCACGTGGTGGCTGCGCAACTCCATCACGCCCGGGCAGCCCGACTCCCTCTTCGGCTACGGCGCCGCCACGGACAGGCCCGTCGTGGGCCGCTGGGACGTGAGCGGGGTCTCGACCGGGTCCGCCACCAGCACGCCGGACCGCGGTGACGGCGTGGGCGT
- a CDS encoding SpoIID/LytB domain-containing protein, which produces MHHHARDAQPAPRHARRAPERAAGAQAADGGARHRRGRWWHKPAALLAVVAAGAGGAQLVRGGAAQADTSQLVLTGHGYGHGRGLSQWGSYGYSVDQGWSSARILDHYYGGTTAGTIRNDEVSVRLMALDGASTITLVSGADYYVAGTAVPGGTAARFTRTGGTWALTTVAGGCAATAGPSPSASPSGASAAPVDVGASPAVWLAGDPGDDRSRMFTVCGTGATYRGNFRPVVDSTGASHLVNFVPIEQYLRGVVPSESPASWGDAAGGAGMAALEAQAVAARSYSRSEGRYSYAQTCDTTSCQVYGGAGREDRRTDTAIRSTAGVVRLDSKGAVVRTEFSSSTGGWTAGGAFPAVEDAGDSRSPYHDWKVTIDGPTVSRAWPQIGTFSSMQVTGRNGLGADGGRATTVVVTGSSGTVKTTGNDVRSRLGLRSDWFSVVAPSTQVWMLRGSTDGGDPALTSRFGGPKDTTLACDFDGSGRDGLTTYRNGVWTKRDDASAPDPSAVAAADATVSYGAAWMLPVCGDWDGDGKDGIGVYDTRTGTWYLRNSFTGGNPEVKFQYGWSAALPVVGDWDGDGKDSIGVYYAGTWMLRNTATPGRPDTTVQYGWKGATPVTGDWAGSGTSGIGVFSDGRWMLRDTVSPGDPQRLFDYGVPGDAPVPGRWTTGSDGAGITRPSV; this is translated from the coding sequence GTGCACCACCACGCCCGAGACGCCCAGCCCGCCCCCCGCCACGCCCGCCGCGCTCCCGAGCGCGCCGCAGGCGCGCAGGCAGCGGACGGGGGTGCGCGCCACCGGCGCGGGCGCTGGTGGCACAAGCCGGCCGCGCTGCTGGCCGTGGTGGCCGCCGGCGCCGGCGGCGCGCAGCTGGTGCGAGGAGGGGCCGCGCAGGCCGACACCAGCCAGCTGGTCCTCACCGGGCACGGCTACGGGCACGGCCGCGGCCTGAGCCAGTGGGGTTCCTACGGGTACTCCGTGGACCAGGGCTGGAGCTCCGCGAGGATCCTCGACCACTACTACGGCGGCACCACCGCCGGCACCATCCGCAACGACGAGGTCTCCGTCCGGCTCATGGCGCTGGACGGCGCCTCCACCATCACGCTGGTCTCCGGGGCCGACTACTACGTGGCCGGCACGGCGGTGCCCGGGGGCACCGCGGCCCGCTTCACCCGCACCGGCGGCACCTGGGCGCTCACCACGGTCGCCGGCGGCTGCGCCGCGACGGCCGGTCCGTCCCCCTCGGCGTCGCCCTCCGGGGCCTCGGCAGCCCCGGTGGACGTGGGCGCCAGTCCGGCGGTCTGGCTCGCCGGCGACCCGGGTGACGACCGCTCCAGGATGTTCACCGTCTGCGGCACCGGCGCCACCTACCGCGGCAACTTCCGCCCGGTGGTCGACAGCACCGGCGCCTCCCACCTCGTCAACTTCGTGCCCATCGAGCAGTACCTGCGCGGCGTGGTGCCCTCGGAGTCCCCGGCCTCCTGGGGCGACGCCGCCGGTGGCGCCGGCATGGCCGCGCTGGAGGCCCAGGCCGTCGCGGCCCGGTCCTACTCCCGCTCGGAGGGCCGCTACAGCTACGCCCAGACCTGCGACACCACCTCCTGCCAGGTCTACGGCGGCGCGGGCCGCGAGGACCGCCGCACGGACACGGCCATCCGCAGCACCGCCGGCGTGGTGCGCCTGGACTCCAAGGGCGCGGTGGTGCGCACCGAGTTCAGCTCTTCCACGGGCGGCTGGACCGCGGGCGGGGCCTTCCCGGCCGTGGAGGACGCCGGGGACTCCCGCTCGCCGTACCACGACTGGAAGGTCACGATCGACGGCCCGACCGTCAGCCGCGCCTGGCCGCAGATCGGCACCTTCTCGAGCATGCAGGTGACCGGCCGCAACGGCCTCGGGGCCGACGGCGGACGCGCCACCACGGTGGTGGTCACGGGCAGCTCCGGCACCGTGAAGACCACCGGCAACGACGTGCGCAGCCGCCTGGGGCTGCGCTCGGACTGGTTCTCCGTGGTGGCGCCCTCCACGCAGGTCTGGATGCTGCGCGGCAGCACCGACGGTGGCGACCCGGCGCTCACCTCCCGCTTCGGCGGTCCGAAGGACACCACCCTGGCGTGCGACTTCGACGGCTCCGGCCGCGACGGGCTGACCACGTACCGCAACGGCGTGTGGACCAAGCGCGACGACGCCTCCGCCCCCGACCCGAGCGCCGTGGCAGCCGCCGACGCGACGGTCTCCTACGGCGCCGCCTGGATGCTGCCGGTGTGCGGTGACTGGGACGGCGACGGCAAGGACGGCATCGGCGTCTACGACACCCGCACCGGCACCTGGTACCTGCGCAACTCCTTCACCGGCGGCAACCCCGAGGTCAAGTTCCAGTACGGCTGGTCCGCCGCCCTGCCCGTGGTGGGCGACTGGGACGGCGACGGCAAGGACTCCATCGGCGTCTACTACGCCGGCACGTGGATGCTCCGGAACACCGCGACCCCGGGCCGGCCCGACACCACCGTCCAGTACGGGTGGAAGGGCGCCACGCCGGTGACCGGTGACTGGGCGGGGAGCGGCACGTCTGGTATCGGCGTGTTCTCCGACGGACGGTGGATGCTCCGTGACACGGTGTCACCGGGTGACCCGCAGCGGCTGTTCGACTACGGGGTGCCCGGAGACGCCCCGGTGCCCGGCCGCTGGACGACCGGCTCCGACGGCGCCGGCATCACCCGCCCGAGCGTCTGA
- a CDS encoding phosphatase PAP2 family protein, with protein MTSSGALSLRGAETSLLVTLQRRTQQPVVVAAATQLGRFGDHAAGWLVIGAAGWLLDAPRRPQWARALVSVLGAHAATVVLKRVVRRLRPGTDGSPGDAAVQVRSTSPSRLSFPSSHAASTTAAALAYGRLLRLPLAPVVVPAQGVSRVLLGLHFPTDVLVGALTGVVTDRLVASRGAATGGRR; from the coding sequence GTGACGTCCAGCGGTGCGCTTTCGCTCAGAGGCGCCGAGACCTCCCTGCTCGTGACCCTCCAGCGGAGGACGCAGCAGCCGGTCGTGGTGGCGGCCGCCACGCAGCTGGGGCGCTTCGGCGACCACGCGGCCGGGTGGCTGGTCATCGGCGCCGCCGGCTGGCTGCTCGACGCGCCCCGCCGCCCGCAGTGGGCGCGGGCGCTGGTGTCCGTGCTCGGCGCGCACGCGGCCACCGTCGTCCTCAAGCGGGTGGTGCGGCGCCTGCGCCCCGGCACCGACGGCTCCCCCGGCGACGCCGCCGTGCAGGTGCGCTCCACCTCGCCCTCACGGCTGAGCTTCCCCTCCTCCCACGCCGCCTCGACGACGGCGGCGGCGCTGGCCTACGGGCGGCTGCTGCGCCTGCCGCTGGCCCCCGTCGTCGTCCCCGCGCAGGGGGTGTCGCGCGTGCTGCTGGGGCTGCACTTCCCCACCGACGTGCTGGTCGGGGCCCTGACGGGCGTGGTCACCGACCGGCTGGTCGCCTCCCGGGGCGCGGCGACGGGCGGCCGGCGGTGA
- a CDS encoding decaprenyl-phosphate phosphoribosyltransferase: MSSGVDTPVRRTPQGAALGVLRTMRPRQWVKNVLVGAAPLSAGLVTDAGVVLTTVYAFVSFCLAASAVYLLNDTLDVEADRAHPTKRNRPIAAGVVPVPAAGATAVVLALASLGVAALASWQLVVLMAVYLAVQVAYCVRLKHEPVLDIAIVASGFLLRAIAGGVASGIELSQWFLLVTAFGSLFMVSGKRYSEMKLAEAAGGTTRASLLRYSQSYLRFVWSLAASVMVTAYALWAFEIREGDPTTVSAGGSTWSAISIVPFVLAVLRYAVDVDGGRAGAPEDIALRDRVLQVVALAWVASFALGVYLPLR; encoded by the coding sequence GTGAGCTCGGGGGTGGACACCCCGGTCCGCCGCACGCCGCAGGGCGCGGCGCTCGGCGTGCTGCGCACCATGCGGCCCCGCCAGTGGGTCAAGAACGTGCTGGTGGGCGCGGCGCCGCTGTCGGCGGGGCTGGTCACCGACGCCGGCGTGGTCCTCACCACGGTCTACGCGTTCGTGAGCTTCTGCCTGGCGGCCTCCGCCGTGTACCTGCTCAACGACACCCTCGACGTCGAGGCCGACCGCGCGCACCCCACCAAGCGGAACCGCCCCATCGCCGCCGGCGTGGTGCCGGTGCCGGCGGCCGGGGCCACCGCGGTGGTGCTGGCACTGGCCTCCCTGGGGGTCGCGGCGCTGGCGTCGTGGCAGCTGGTGGTGCTCATGGCCGTCTACCTCGCGGTGCAGGTGGCGTACTGCGTGCGCCTCAAGCACGAGCCGGTCCTCGACATCGCCATCGTCGCCTCGGGGTTCCTGCTGCGCGCCATCGCCGGCGGCGTGGCCAGCGGCATCGAGCTGTCGCAGTGGTTCCTGCTGGTCACGGCGTTCGGGTCGCTGTTCATGGTGTCCGGCAAGCGGTACAGCGAGATGAAGCTCGCCGAGGCCGCCGGCGGCACCACCCGGGCGTCGCTGCTGCGGTACTCCCAGAGCTACCTGCGGTTCGTGTGGAGCCTGGCGGCCAGCGTCATGGTCACCGCGTACGCGCTGTGGGCCTTCGAGATCCGCGAGGGGGACCCCACCACGGTCTCGGCGGGCGGCTCGACCTGGTCGGCCATCTCCATCGTGCCGTTCGTGCTGGCGGTGCTGCGGTACGCGGTGGACGTGGACGGCGGCCGCGCGGGCGCCCCGGAGGACATCGCCCTGCGCGACCGGGTGCTGCAGGTCGTGGCCCTGGCGTGGGTCGCGAGCTTCGCCCTCGGGGTCTACCTCCCCCTGCGCTGA
- a CDS encoding glycosyltransferase family 4 protein: MPRSTRPSVTPPPAPAGTRPPDVVMGLTYYTPYVSGLTNAARDVAEGLVRRGRSVTVMTTRHDDALPVEEWVNGVRVLRAPVVARVGKGTIAPALPVWLAAASKGAGVVNLHLPLLEAGVLAAAARGAGAPVVLTYQCDVDLPPGLAGEVQKVVVDASSRVAMRLATTVCTTSIDYAEHSRLFASMRGKVEGIPAACHDRSGGAPRFRDGSGFHVGFLGRIVEEKGVPWLVEGFRALDDDDARLIIAGDFAKIAGGSVIDAVRDAIGGDDRIRVLGFVPDDALPDLYASIDAFALPSVNAFEAFGIVQVEAMMLGVPALASDLPGVRVPVQRVGEGVIVAPKDAAAITRGLAQLRDQHVAGTIDRPALAERARQHYGVELTVDSYERVFDAARAAARR, from the coding sequence GTGCCTCGTTCGACCCGACCCTCCGTGACGCCGCCGCCCGCTCCCGCGGGGACGCGCCCGCCGGACGTCGTCATGGGGCTCACGTACTACACGCCGTACGTCTCCGGCCTGACCAACGCCGCCCGCGACGTCGCCGAGGGCCTCGTGCGCCGCGGCCGCTCCGTGACGGTGATGACCACCCGCCACGACGACGCGCTGCCCGTCGAGGAGTGGGTCAACGGCGTCCGGGTGCTGCGCGCGCCGGTCGTGGCCCGGGTCGGCAAGGGCACCATCGCCCCGGCGCTGCCGGTGTGGCTGGCGGCGGCGTCGAAGGGCGCCGGCGTGGTCAACCTCCACCTGCCGCTGCTCGAGGCCGGCGTGCTGGCCGCTGCCGCCCGCGGGGCGGGCGCGCCCGTCGTCCTGACCTACCAGTGCGACGTCGACCTGCCGCCCGGCCTCGCCGGGGAGGTGCAGAAGGTCGTCGTGGACGCCTCCTCGCGGGTGGCGATGCGCCTGGCCACCACGGTCTGCACCACCTCGATCGACTACGCCGAGCACAGCCGCCTGTTCGCGTCCATGCGCGGCAAGGTGGAGGGCATCCCCGCCGCCTGCCACGACAGGTCCGGCGGCGCCCCCCGCTTCCGCGACGGGAGCGGCTTCCACGTGGGCTTCCTCGGCCGGATCGTGGAGGAGAAGGGCGTGCCGTGGCTGGTGGAGGGCTTCCGGGCCCTCGACGACGACGACGCCCGCCTCATCATCGCCGGAGACTTCGCCAAGATCGCCGGCGGCAGCGTCATCGACGCCGTCCGCGACGCCATCGGCGGCGACGACAGGATCCGCGTGCTCGGCTTCGTCCCCGACGACGCGCTGCCCGACCTGTACGCCTCGATCGACGCGTTCGCGCTGCCGTCGGTCAACGCCTTCGAGGCGTTCGGCATCGTGCAGGTGGAGGCCATGATGCTGGGCGTCCCCGCGCTGGCCAGCGACCTGCCGGGCGTGCGCGTGCCGGTGCAGCGGGTGGGGGAGGGCGTCATCGTGGCCCCCAAGGACGCCGCCGCCATCACCCGCGGGCTCGCCCAGCTGCGCGACCAGCACGTGGCGGGGACCATCGACAGGCCCGCCCTGGCGGAGCGAGCGCGCCAGCACTACGGCGTGGAGCTCACGGTCGACTCCTACGAGCGCGTCTTCGACGCCGCCCGGGCCGCCGCCCGCCGCTGA